In Sporichthya polymorpha DSM 43042, a genomic segment contains:
- a CDS encoding GAF domain-containing protein, whose amino-acid sequence MDTAQPVLRPIEGPDAAARCRALAAEELAGLPEDLIADAQLVLTELVTNAQLHGEPPILVGLTALGAGAARVQVADAGRRRLVLPAQSDDAMTGRGLAVVAALAESWGVDPDENGGKVVWAVLRPGSADRPEPPEVDLDAFLDAWEDETEEAFTVSLGAVPTRLLLEAKQHIDNVVRELTLARGEAASPLPSDLDALVDVVTADFAQARTALKEQAAASAACGTRHTDLVFALPLTAIEAGERYLTALEQVDQYARSARILNLETPAVHQLFRRWYVGGLISQLRAYARGDRPEEPVPFAEVLVQEVEDLSVLREAAARLDLLQRINAALAEVSDAEDMARTVIAAGVRELGALVARVYVREGDHLHALGQDVAPEAGSADYDDVPVHAGIPSAIVYRTGRPIVVHSLAELAERYPPLRGLFPTERALHVVPLQVGERRLGVLGMAFPPSSRYDAPAQTRYVRALADVLAQSLVRIRTDENG is encoded by the coding sequence ATGGATACGGCGCAGCCGGTGCTGCGGCCGATCGAGGGCCCCGACGCCGCTGCCCGGTGCCGCGCCCTGGCCGCCGAGGAGCTCGCCGGGCTCCCGGAGGACCTCATCGCCGACGCCCAGCTCGTCCTCACCGAGCTCGTCACCAACGCCCAGCTGCACGGCGAACCGCCGATCCTGGTCGGGCTCACCGCCCTCGGGGCCGGCGCCGCGCGCGTCCAGGTCGCCGACGCCGGCCGGCGCCGTCTCGTCCTGCCCGCCCAGAGCGACGACGCGATGACCGGGCGTGGACTGGCAGTGGTCGCCGCCCTGGCCGAGTCGTGGGGCGTGGACCCCGACGAGAACGGCGGGAAGGTCGTCTGGGCGGTGCTGCGCCCGGGCTCCGCGGACCGGCCCGAACCGCCCGAGGTCGATCTCGACGCGTTCCTCGACGCCTGGGAGGACGAGACCGAGGAGGCCTTCACCGTCTCCCTCGGCGCCGTGCCGACGCGCCTGCTGCTCGAGGCCAAGCAGCACATCGACAACGTCGTCCGTGAGCTCACCCTCGCCCGGGGCGAGGCGGCCTCCCCGCTGCCGTCCGACCTCGACGCCCTCGTCGACGTCGTCACCGCCGACTTCGCCCAGGCGCGGACCGCGCTCAAGGAGCAGGCCGCCGCGTCCGCCGCGTGCGGGACCCGGCACACCGACCTCGTCTTCGCCCTGCCGCTCACGGCCATCGAGGCGGGCGAGCGGTACCTCACCGCGCTCGAGCAGGTCGACCAGTACGCCCGCAGTGCGCGCATCCTCAACCTCGAGACCCCGGCGGTGCACCAGCTGTTCCGGCGCTGGTACGTGGGCGGCCTGATCTCGCAACTGCGCGCGTACGCCCGCGGCGACCGGCCGGAGGAGCCGGTGCCGTTCGCGGAGGTGCTCGTCCAGGAGGTCGAGGACCTCTCCGTGCTGCGGGAGGCGGCCGCCCGCCTCGACCTGCTGCAGCGCATCAACGCCGCGCTCGCCGAGGTCTCGGACGCCGAGGACATGGCGCGGACGGTCATCGCCGCGGGGGTGCGCGAGCTCGGGGCCCTCGTCGCCCGGGTGTACGTGCGCGAGGGCGACCACCTGCACGCCCTCGGCCAGGACGTGGCCCCCGAGGCCGGGTCCGCGGACTACGACGACGTCCCGGTCCACGCCGGCATCCCGTCGGCGATCGTCTACCGCACCGGCCGGCCGATCGTGGTGCACTCCCTGGCCGAGCTGGCCGAGCGTTACCCGCCGCTCCGCGGGCTGTTCCCGACCGAGCGCGCGCTGCACGTCGTTCCGCTCCAGGTCGGCGAACGCCGCCTCGGGGTGCTCGGGATGGCCTTCCCGCCGAGCAGCCGCTACGACGCCCCCGCGCAGACCCGCTACGTCCGCGCGCTCGCCGACGTCCTCGCCCAGAGCCTCGTCCGCATCCGGACGGACGAGAACGGGTAG
- a CDS encoding SpoIIE family protein phosphatase, which yields MNDQPRLQRDLAAVPWAQTALGPPETWPQSLQTAVRTMLGSRFSMWMAWGPELTFFCNDAYRRDTLGTKYPWALGRPAREVWAEIWPEIGPRIESVITTGEATWDEALLLYLERSGYPEETYHTFSYSPLADDEGTVAGMLCVVSEDTARVVATRRMATLRDLGAATAGLLDVAEIRTAVAGALDRNRFDFPFAALYTAVGDKTSEARLDALVGLTEEPAVEMPLPERDPVVVELPEKFGTLTPGGPPNPPTRMKVLPLTSAGAAPHGWLAVGLTPHRPFDDPYRGFLHVVARQISGALNVGTIYAQQRRRAEELAELDRAKTQFFTNISHELRTPLTLMLGPLGDALGDAAHPLAAVHRDRVEVALRNAERLLGLVNTLLDFSRLEAGRVTPTLEPLDLASYTADLVRMFDSVALAAGLALDTELPPAGRPVPMDRDMWAKIVLNLLSNAVKFTFAGGISVALRMPDSHAGSSLELTVRDTGIGIEPADQARLFERFTRVEGARSRSHEGSGIGLALVAELVDLLGGTVELESAPGVGSVFTVRVPIAPPAATPPEGEATDPQIRTDVRRFLDEAARWVGTTATTTMAPSGTGDESHGRILVVDDNADMRAYLASLLGGTYTVDLAVDGLDALEHVTTSLPDLVLTDVMMPGLDGFGLVARLRADPATADLPVIMISARAGEDGVADGLEAGADDYLTKPFTARELLARIRANLGLKQATRERAALEDSRALLDQAQRLARVGSWAVDLRTYQITTSTQFARMLGATAEDFADLDMEQAAETYLFPESRQEVIDALLAGRNGGRISVEATFRRADGSPVRMQIDGEVERDADGIPVRLLGSIQDIEERTLAVEQAAAEAAAREAAVREHRIAEELQASLLPGLDFDPDYLQVAAFYRAGVEGTQVGGDWYDVIELGAGRTALVIGDVMGRGVRAAAVMGQLRSAIRAYARLDLPPADILELVDGAVRELGEDQIVTCVYAVFDPVERTLSFANAGHLPPLLASPGRPVRVLADGAGPPMGSGPIAMSGESVELHAGDTLVLYTDGLVERRSRDIDIGVESLAAGLRELPEDLNEGPPALVARMLPDGPDDDIAILLARIPHTDSALRSAILPVPPDLGGIGAVRDFVTGTLTEWGISGTPIEDITLLANELTTNALTHGQGEVDLRLRLARDAVMVEVSDEATVLPRRLRSGLEHEHGRGLLLVTHLAERWGVRPTPNGKCVWCVVSLRRT from the coding sequence ATGAACGATCAGCCCCGGCTGCAGCGTGACCTTGCCGCCGTGCCGTGGGCGCAGACCGCGCTCGGCCCTCCGGAGACCTGGCCCCAGAGCCTCCAGACCGCGGTCCGAACGATGCTCGGGTCCCGGTTCTCGATGTGGATGGCCTGGGGGCCGGAGCTCACCTTCTTCTGCAACGACGCCTACCGCCGCGACACGCTCGGCACGAAGTACCCCTGGGCGCTCGGCCGGCCCGCCCGCGAGGTCTGGGCCGAGATCTGGCCCGAGATCGGGCCCCGGATCGAGAGCGTCATCACCACCGGCGAGGCCACCTGGGACGAGGCCCTGCTGCTCTACCTGGAGCGCTCGGGCTACCCCGAGGAGACGTACCACACCTTCTCCTACAGCCCGCTCGCCGACGACGAGGGCACGGTCGCCGGGATGCTCTGCGTCGTCAGTGAGGACACCGCCCGGGTCGTCGCCACCCGGCGCATGGCGACGCTCCGCGACCTCGGGGCCGCCACCGCCGGTCTGCTCGACGTGGCCGAGATCCGCACCGCGGTCGCCGGCGCGCTCGACCGCAACCGCTTCGACTTCCCCTTCGCCGCGCTCTACACGGCGGTCGGCGACAAGACGTCCGAGGCTCGGCTCGACGCTCTCGTCGGCCTCACCGAGGAACCGGCGGTCGAGATGCCGCTGCCCGAGCGGGACCCGGTCGTCGTGGAGCTCCCCGAGAAGTTCGGGACGCTGACGCCCGGCGGCCCGCCGAACCCGCCGACGCGGATGAAGGTCCTGCCGCTGACGTCGGCCGGGGCCGCGCCGCACGGCTGGCTCGCCGTCGGGCTGACGCCGCACCGTCCGTTCGACGACCCGTACCGCGGCTTCCTGCACGTGGTGGCCCGTCAGATCAGCGGTGCGCTCAACGTCGGGACGATCTACGCCCAGCAGCGCCGCCGCGCGGAGGAGCTGGCCGAGCTCGACCGCGCGAAGACGCAGTTCTTCACGAACATCAGCCACGAACTCCGCACTCCGCTGACGCTGATGCTCGGGCCGCTCGGGGACGCGCTGGGCGACGCCGCGCATCCGCTGGCCGCGGTCCACCGCGACCGTGTCGAGGTCGCGCTGCGCAACGCCGAGCGGCTGCTCGGCCTGGTCAACACGCTGCTCGACTTCTCACGCCTCGAGGCCGGGCGCGTGACTCCGACGCTCGAACCGCTGGACCTCGCCTCCTACACGGCCGACCTGGTGCGGATGTTCGACTCGGTCGCCCTGGCCGCGGGGCTGGCGCTCGACACCGAGCTGCCCCCGGCCGGACGTCCGGTCCCGATGGACCGCGACATGTGGGCGAAGATCGTCCTCAACCTGCTCTCGAACGCCGTGAAGTTCACCTTCGCCGGCGGCATCTCGGTCGCATTGCGCATGCCGGACTCCCACGCGGGTTCGTCCCTCGAACTCACGGTTCGCGACACCGGCATCGGAATCGAGCCCGCCGACCAGGCACGGCTCTTCGAGCGGTTCACGCGGGTCGAGGGCGCGCGTTCGCGGTCGCACGAGGGCTCCGGCATCGGGCTCGCGCTCGTGGCCGAACTGGTGGACCTGCTCGGCGGCACGGTGGAGTTGGAGAGCGCTCCGGGCGTCGGGTCCGTGTTCACCGTGCGGGTCCCGATCGCGCCGCCCGCAGCCACGCCGCCGGAGGGCGAGGCCACCGACCCGCAGATCCGCACCGACGTCCGCCGCTTCCTCGACGAGGCCGCCCGGTGGGTCGGCACGACCGCAACGACGACGATGGCGCCGAGCGGGACCGGCGACGAGTCGCACGGCCGGATCCTCGTCGTCGACGACAACGCCGACATGCGGGCGTACCTGGCCTCGCTGCTCGGGGGCACCTACACGGTCGACCTGGCCGTCGACGGCCTGGACGCCCTGGAGCACGTCACCACGAGCCTGCCCGACCTCGTGCTCACCGACGTGATGATGCCCGGACTCGACGGCTTCGGTCTGGTCGCGCGACTGCGCGCGGACCCGGCGACCGCGGACCTGCCGGTGATCATGATCTCCGCGCGTGCCGGGGAGGACGGCGTCGCCGATGGACTCGAGGCCGGCGCGGACGACTACCTCACCAAGCCCTTCACCGCGAGGGAACTGCTCGCCCGCATCCGCGCGAACCTCGGGCTCAAGCAGGCGACGCGTGAGCGCGCCGCCCTTGAGGACAGTCGTGCCCTCCTCGACCAGGCGCAGCGATTGGCACGGGTCGGCTCGTGGGCCGTGGATCTGAGGACGTATCAGATCACTACGTCCACGCAGTTCGCACGCATGCTGGGCGCCACGGCCGAGGATTTCGCCGACCTTGACATGGAACAGGCGGCCGAGACCTACCTGTTCCCCGAGTCCCGCCAGGAGGTCATCGACGCCCTCCTCGCGGGTCGGAACGGAGGACGGATCTCCGTCGAGGCGACGTTCCGGCGGGCGGACGGCTCACCGGTACGGATGCAGATCGACGGCGAGGTCGAGCGCGACGCCGACGGCATCCCCGTGCGGTTGCTGGGCTCGATCCAGGACATCGAGGAGCGGACCCTCGCCGTCGAGCAGGCGGCGGCGGAAGCGGCGGCGCGCGAGGCTGCGGTCCGGGAGCACCGGATCGCCGAGGAGCTGCAGGCCAGCCTGCTTCCGGGCTTGGACTTCGACCCCGACTACCTGCAGGTCGCCGCTTTCTACCGTGCCGGCGTCGAGGGCACACAGGTCGGCGGCGACTGGTACGACGTCATCGAACTGGGCGCCGGCCGGACCGCTCTGGTCATCGGCGACGTCATGGGCCGCGGGGTGCGCGCGGCGGCGGTGATGGGGCAGCTGCGCTCGGCGATCCGCGCCTACGCGCGTCTCGACCTCCCGCCGGCGGACATCCTCGAGCTCGTCGACGGCGCGGTGCGCGAGCTCGGCGAGGACCAGATCGTCACCTGTGTCTACGCGGTGTTCGATCCGGTCGAGCGGACGCTGTCCTTCGCCAACGCAGGGCACCTGCCGCCCCTGCTCGCCTCCCCCGGCCGCCCCGTTCGCGTGCTGGCGGACGGCGCCGGTCCGCCGATGGGGAGCGGCCCGATCGCGATGTCCGGCGAGTCCGTCGAACTGCACGCCGGCGACACGCTCGTCCTCTACACGGACGGACTCGTCGAGCGCCGGTCCCGCGACATCGACATCGGCGTCGAGTCCCTCGCCGCGGGTCTGCGCGAGCTGCCGGAGGACCTCAACGAGGGACCGCCGGCCCTGGTCGCACGGATGCTGCCCGACGGCCCGGATGACGACATCGCGATCCTGCTCGCCCGGATCCCGCACACGGATTCCGCCCTGCGGTCCGCGATCCTCCCGGTGCCACCGGACCTCGGGGGGATCGGCGCCGTGCGCGATTTCGTCACCGGCACCCTCACCGAGTGGGGCATCAGCGGCACGCCGATCGAAGACATCACCCTGCTGGCGAACGAACTGACCACGAACGCCCTGACGCACGGTCAGGGCGAGGTCGACCTGCGGCTGCGCCTGGCGCGCGACGCGGTGATGGTCGAGGTCAGCGACGAGGCGACTGTCCTCCCCCGGCGGCTGCGCTCCGGCCTGGAGCACGAGCACGGCCGCGGGTTGCTGCTCGTCACGCACCTCGCCGAGCGGTGGGGCGTCCGCCCGACCCCGAACGGCAAGTGCGTGTGGTGCGTCGTGTCGTTGCGCCGGACCTGA
- a CDS encoding DUF2945 domain-containing protein, which produces MAKKTFRKGDKVTWQSHGGSATGVMLRKITSDTEAAGRTVRASRGNPQYLVRSESGSGEAVHKPSALKRA; this is translated from the coding sequence ATGGCGAAGAAGACGTTCCGCAAGGGCGACAAGGTGACCTGGCAGTCCCACGGCGGCAGCGCGACCGGGGTGATGCTCCGCAAGATCACCTCCGACACCGAGGCGGCGGGCCGCACCGTCCGCGCGTCCCGGGGCAACCCGCAGTACCTCGTGCGGAGCGAGTCCGGCAGCGGCGAAGCGGTGCACAAGCCGTCGGCGCTCAAACGCGCCTGA
- a CDS encoding peroxiredoxin produces MGLRIGDTAPDFEVESTQGTIKFHEWIGDSWAVLFSHPKDFTPVCTTELGYMARIKPEFDKRNTKIIGISVDSTEDHEGWARDIEETQGTAPNYPLIGDKDYVVAKAYGMLPAETEGEAKGRTAMDNFTVRNVFVIGPDKKIKLILVYPMTTGRNFDEVLRVIDSLQLTANHKVATPAQWQPGDDVIIAGSVNNDQAKEIFGTWKEPKPYIRIVPQPK; encoded by the coding sequence ATGGGCCTGCGTATCGGTGACACCGCCCCCGACTTCGAGGTCGAGAGCACCCAGGGCACCATCAAGTTCCACGAGTGGATCGGCGACTCCTGGGCGGTGCTGTTCTCCCACCCGAAGGACTTCACCCCGGTCTGCACGACCGAGCTCGGCTACATGGCGCGCATCAAGCCCGAGTTCGACAAGCGCAACACCAAGATCATCGGCATCTCCGTCGACTCCACCGAGGACCACGAGGGTTGGGCCCGGGACATCGAGGAGACCCAGGGCACCGCGCCGAACTACCCGCTGATCGGCGACAAGGACTACGTCGTCGCGAAGGCGTACGGGATGCTCCCGGCCGAGACCGAGGGTGAGGCCAAGGGCCGCACCGCGATGGACAACTTCACCGTCCGGAACGTCTTCGTCATCGGTCCGGACAAGAAGATCAAGCTGATCCTCGTCTACCCGATGACCACCGGCCGCAATTTCGACGAGGTCCTGCGGGTCATCGACTCCCTGCAGCTGACCGCGAACCACAAGGTCGCGACCCCCGCCCAGTGGCAGCCCGGCGACGACGTCATCATCGCCGGCTCGGTGAACAACGACCAGGCCAAGGAGATCTTCGGCACCTGGAAGGAGCCGAAGCCCTACATCCGGATCGTGCCGCAGCCGAAGTAG